One Helianthus annuus cultivar XRQ/B chromosome 12, HanXRQr2.0-SUNRISE, whole genome shotgun sequence genomic region harbors:
- the LOC110896156 gene encoding protein JINGUBANG: MKFRSFLSTCSATICTATDDTTTLNHPNKSQQPTPNRFFSDTSSIISDTTSPSFDTSYNSLHSNLSLQTLPSIPSLQKLSPESLHLTVSHRYLTSFTPSPTAHINFLAVNNNLLYAASGNLIHVFDTTSFTLLDTFCVHDPASGTVKSILFRNSPNGNIFTSHQDSKIRVWKLTENKRHKQTGTLPTLEDRLLRSFFKKNYVNVRRHRRRLWIEHHDAVSGLAMINNQLMCSVSWDKCLKIWKTSNLRCVESIKAHDDAINAVVAANDGTIYTGSADRRIKVWGKTESKHVLIATLEKHKSAVNALALNDDGSVLFSGACDRSILVWEKEDSAGYMAVTGALRGHSKAILCLINVCDLLFSGSADRTVRIWQRGAVGKFCCLGVLDGHKQPVRSLVADPDSEVVESKCGSRIKVFSGSFQGEIKVWKVEVLKIDTPLRKTKP; the protein is encoded by the coding sequence ATGAAATTCCGATCATTTCTATCCACATGCTCCGCCACCATCTGCACAGCTACCGACGACACAACCACCCTAAACCATCCAAAcaaatcccaacaacccacaccTAACCGCTTCTTCTCCGACACAAGCAGCATCATCTCCGACACAACCAGCCCCTCATTCGACACCAGTTACAACAGCCTCCACAGCAACCTCTCTCTCCAAACCCTACCCTCCATCCCATCCCTCCAAAAACTCTCACCGGAATCCCTCCACCTCACCGTCTCCCACCGCTACCTCACCTCCTTCACCCCCTCCCCCACCGCCCACATCAACTTCCTCGCCGTCAACAACAACCTCCTCTACGCCGCCTCCGGCAACCTCATCCACGTCTTCGACACGACGTCGTTTACGTTACTAGACACATTCTGCGTCCACGATCCCGCTTCCGGTACCGTTAAATCCATACTGTTCCGTAACAGTCCTAACGGAAACATATTTACATCTCATCAGGATAGTAAGATAAGAGTCTGGAAACTAACGGAAAACAAACGGCATAAACAGACCGGAACGTTACCGACGTTAGAAGACCGTTTACTGCGGTCGTTTTTTAAGAAAAACTACGTTAACGTGCGCCGTCATAGACGGCGGTTATGGATCGAGCACCACGACGCCGTTTCAGGTCTAGCGATGATAAACAATCAGTTAATGTGTTCGGTTTCATGGGACAAATGTCTAAAAATCTGGAAAACTTCAAATCTCCGGTGTGTGGAGAGCATAAAAGCACATGATGACGCCATTAACGCCGTCGTGGCGGCTAACGACGGGACGATCTACACCGGATCCGCCGATCGCCGGATTAAAGTATGGGGGAAAACAGAATCTAAACACGTGTTAATTGCCACGTTGGAAAAGCACAAGTCAGCAGTGAACGCACTGGCTCTAAACGACGACGGATCAGTTTTATTTTCTGGCGCGTGTGACCGGTCTATTTTAGTGTGGGAAAAAGAAGATAGTGCCGGTTATATGGCGGTTACCGGTGCGTTACGGGGTCACTCGAAGGCGATATTGTGTTTGATTAATGTTTGTGATTTGTTGTTCAGTGGGTCGGCTGATCGGACGGTTAGGATATGGCAACGTGGTGCTGTGGGGAAGTTTTGTTGTTTGGGTGTGTTAGATGGGCATAAACAACCGGTACGATCACTTGTGGCGGATCCGGATTCGGAGGTCGTGGAGTCTAAATGTGGATCTAGGATTAAGGTTTTTAGTGGGAGTTTTCAAGGAGAGATTAAGGTATGGAAGGTTGAGGTTTTGAAAATCGACACTCCTCTTCGTAAAACTAAGCCATGA